One genomic window of Corynebacterium pseudotuberculosis includes the following:
- a CDS encoding gluconeogenesis factor YvcK family protein, which produces MSSQKVSDSIPSTDGKGLKVASLGGGHGLFQTLRAVRLLEPSSIDAIVTVADDGGSSGRIRRELGHVPPGDLRMALAALAPFDDEGHIWERTLQHRFGGHGALAGHAVGNLLIAGLFSTLGCEIKALDVVAKLIRAKGRVLPVCAEALGIAAEVSGLDDDPRIMREVRGQVAVASTPGTVRRVRLIPERPRATEEAIAAIKNADVVTLGPGSWFSSVIPHLLTDGVPEALEETQAVRVIVLNLTAEPGETAGFSAERHLHILAQHAQSLRADIVMVEAQMLPNSADRKHLERAAQALGARVAFHDLSEVDQHGQVVHRHDPEKLARALRIEVDREKAMDTSS; this is translated from the coding sequence ATGTCATCTCAGAAAGTATCTGACTCTATCCCCTCAACAGATGGGAAGGGCCTTAAAGTAGCAAGCCTCGGCGGCGGGCATGGCCTGTTCCAGACTCTAAGAGCCGTAAGGTTGCTTGAGCCCTCTTCTATAGATGCAATCGTGACTGTTGCAGACGACGGAGGTTCTTCTGGTCGAATTCGCCGAGAACTAGGCCATGTACCTCCGGGGGATCTAAGAATGGCGCTTGCTGCGCTGGCGCCTTTTGATGATGAGGGACACATCTGGGAGCGGACTCTTCAACATCGGTTTGGTGGGCATGGCGCCTTAGCCGGCCATGCGGTGGGAAACCTACTCATCGCGGGGCTTTTTTCTACGCTGGGATGTGAAATCAAGGCGCTGGATGTCGTCGCAAAGCTTATTCGTGCTAAGGGGCGTGTCCTCCCCGTGTGCGCGGAAGCCCTGGGTATCGCAGCAGAAGTTTCTGGGTTAGACGATGACCCTCGTATTATGCGCGAAGTCAGGGGACAGGTAGCTGTGGCGTCAACCCCAGGAACGGTTCGTCGAGTGCGTCTGATTCCTGAACGTCCACGTGCTACGGAAGAGGCCATAGCTGCTATTAAGAACGCAGACGTGGTCACTTTAGGCCCAGGATCATGGTTTTCTAGCGTAATACCGCATCTTCTTACTGATGGTGTTCCAGAAGCATTAGAAGAAACACAGGCTGTGCGAGTGATAGTTCTTAATCTCACCGCAGAGCCAGGGGAGACCGCGGGGTTTAGCGCTGAGCGTCATTTACATATCCTTGCTCAACATGCGCAAAGTCTGCGAGCAGATATCGTGATGGTGGAAGCACAGATGCTTCCTAATAGCGCAGACCGTAAACATCTAGAGCGCGCCGCCCAAGCACTCGGGGCACGCGTTGCTTTCCATGATCTCAGTGAGGTGGACCAACATGGACAGGTTGTTCATCGACATGATCCAGAAAAATTGGCCCGAGCATTGCGCATAGAAGTTGACAGAGAAAAAGCGATGGATACCTCATCGTAG
- the rapZ gene encoding RNase adapter RapZ encodes MNVNFKTDKEPQMKIPPVVITGLSGAGLSSAARVLEDMGWYVAQNVPSQLVVDFVQLCADPHSPVDKVAFVSDVRSREFSGSLEQVITDLAELGLNPLVLFMDARDDVLIKRFDNLRRTHPLQGSGTLSIGIEREREIMNEIKESADLVIDTSDLSVHDLRRSIELNFAGIATKIQHVTVQSFGFKHGSPRDTDVLVDVRFLPNPFWIPELRPFRGVDKPVSDYVLADEGAKKFLDNFITMLLDMQPGFKHEGKNFITVSIGCTGGHHRSVAIAEEIGRRLREEPDLDVSVSHRDIQRG; translated from the coding sequence GTGAATGTAAATTTTAAAACTGATAAAGAACCACAGATGAAGATTCCGCCCGTAGTGATTACGGGCCTCTCCGGCGCAGGACTCAGCTCTGCTGCTCGAGTACTAGAGGACATGGGCTGGTATGTTGCTCAAAATGTTCCGTCACAGTTAGTAGTTGATTTTGTCCAGTTGTGCGCTGATCCGCATTCACCGGTAGACAAAGTCGCTTTTGTTTCGGATGTTCGCTCTCGCGAGTTCAGTGGCAGTTTAGAGCAAGTGATTACGGATCTCGCCGAGCTCGGCTTGAATCCGCTTGTACTTTTCATGGATGCGCGCGACGATGTACTTATTAAGCGCTTTGACAATTTACGTCGGACACACCCTCTGCAAGGAAGCGGCACTCTGTCCATTGGTATTGAGCGTGAACGTGAAATCATGAATGAGATCAAAGAGTCGGCTGATTTAGTTATTGATACCTCTGATTTATCTGTTCATGATTTGCGCCGTTCCATTGAGTTGAATTTTGCAGGCATCGCTACAAAGATTCAGCATGTCACGGTTCAATCCTTTGGCTTCAAGCACGGATCACCGCGTGATACAGATGTGCTTGTTGACGTTCGCTTCCTCCCCAATCCTTTCTGGATTCCGGAGCTCCGACCGTTCCGTGGCGTAGATAAACCTGTGTCTGACTATGTCCTTGCTGATGAAGGTGCAAAAAAGTTCTTGGATAACTTCATCACTATGCTCTTGGATATGCAGCCTGGGTTTAAACACGAGGGAAAGAATTTTATCACTGTTTCCATCGGCTGCACAGGTGGGCATCACCGTTCAGTTGCTATTGCTGAAGAAATTGGCCGCAGATTACGGGAAGAACCGGATCTAGATGTTAGCGTGTCACACCGGGACATCCAGCGAGGATAA
- the whiA gene encoding DNA-binding protein WhiA: MPNLSDQAKEELIKVSVPRQSARIAELASVIRFAGAIDAVAGRVVVDIEVGEEALAQRIAAEIKDLFGMESQVLDLGPLNSSRKAPRQVVRVADNADNLIRRVGLVTRSGHQVRGLPPHIIAGSIADSEAAWRGAFLAAGSLSDPGRTSGLEVACPCQEASLALVGCARRLGLSAKTKETRGVEKVVIRDGEAVGALLSRMGAHTTRLLWDQKRQRRESRPVGNRLANFDDANLRRSARAAVAAAARVERAMAILGDDVPDHLAQAGQLRVQHRQASLEELGRLADPQMTKDAVAGRIRRLLSMADKRAEELGMPDTSVAVTDDLLDEV; the protein is encoded by the coding sequence GTGCCCAACCTTTCGGACCAGGCTAAAGAAGAACTCATCAAAGTATCGGTGCCTCGTCAATCAGCCCGTATTGCTGAACTCGCATCCGTGATCCGCTTTGCAGGAGCTATCGACGCCGTGGCCGGGCGAGTAGTCGTAGATATAGAGGTAGGTGAGGAGGCGCTAGCCCAAAGAATCGCTGCGGAGATTAAGGACCTATTTGGTATGGAGTCGCAGGTACTTGATTTGGGTCCGCTGAATAGCAGTAGGAAGGCGCCGCGACAGGTTGTTCGAGTGGCAGACAACGCTGATAATCTCATTCGGCGAGTGGGCTTAGTAACCCGAAGCGGACATCAGGTTCGGGGTCTTCCTCCGCATATCATTGCAGGTTCTATTGCAGATTCAGAAGCGGCATGGCGGGGTGCATTCCTAGCGGCTGGAAGTCTATCTGATCCCGGTAGAACATCCGGTTTGGAGGTGGCATGTCCTTGCCAGGAGGCCTCTTTGGCTTTGGTGGGATGCGCACGCCGACTCGGTTTATCTGCGAAAACTAAAGAAACCCGCGGCGTAGAGAAGGTGGTGATCCGTGACGGGGAAGCAGTAGGCGCTTTGTTATCACGCATGGGAGCACATACGACAAGACTACTGTGGGATCAAAAGCGGCAGCGCAGGGAGTCCCGTCCAGTGGGAAATAGGTTGGCTAATTTTGATGATGCCAATCTGCGCCGTTCCGCACGTGCTGCTGTTGCTGCTGCTGCCCGTGTGGAACGTGCCATGGCCATCCTGGGGGATGACGTCCCCGATCACCTTGCGCAGGCCGGACAGCTTAGAGTGCAGCACCGTCAAGCCTCGTTAGAGGAACTTGGCCGACTTGCAGATCCGCAGATGACAAAGGACGCAGTTGCTGGACGCATACGTCGGCTGCTCTCCATGGCTGATAAGCGGGCTGAAGAACTGGGTATGCCGGATACCTCCGTGGCAGTTACGGATGATCTTCTTGATGAGGTTTAG
- the ribD gene encoding bifunctional diaminohydroxyphosphoribosylaminopyrimidine deaminase/5-amino-6-(5-phosphoribosylamino)uracil reductase RibD — protein MPFGVNSQGTSLFSDYRDLNSYGLSESVIAGLYEAVAQGELAQGSTSPNPPVGAAIVSAQGDIVGVGYTQPVGGPHAEVMALQSAGGAARGATIVVTLEPCQHQGRTGPCTQALLDAGIAEVVYCLKDPGRKEGGGHEFLQKNGVRVTFLDVPVRALRPWLQAQKLQRPYVVGKSAHTVDGFIAAVDGTSQWITSEVARSYAISQRKLFDAIVVGTGTALADNPRLTARGPKGEETPWQPLRVVIGSRALPENAHLSDPTVVKFLDLVVALRYLWDKGCRYVLLEGGAGLITSAFERDIIDEFHDYSAPLFLGSGKNALDHSISSTLSTAVHMHTQRVELLGEDVLRILVRDQ, from the coding sequence TTGCCCTTTGGCGTTAATAGTCAAGGGACGAGTCTTTTCTCGGACTATAGGGATTTAAACAGTTACGGTCTTTCTGAATCGGTCATAGCCGGTTTATATGAGGCTGTTGCACAAGGAGAATTAGCCCAGGGGTCAACGAGTCCTAACCCACCGGTCGGGGCCGCCATAGTTTCTGCACAAGGAGATATCGTCGGAGTCGGCTACACCCAACCAGTGGGAGGGCCTCATGCTGAGGTAATGGCACTTCAGTCGGCGGGAGGCGCTGCTCGGGGAGCTACGATTGTGGTGACACTGGAACCGTGCCAGCATCAGGGAAGAACCGGACCGTGTACCCAGGCACTTCTTGATGCAGGGATCGCTGAGGTTGTTTATTGTCTTAAAGACCCCGGCAGAAAAGAAGGTGGCGGACATGAGTTTTTGCAGAAAAATGGAGTTCGCGTCACCTTTTTGGATGTGCCGGTTCGGGCTCTACGGCCGTGGTTGCAAGCTCAAAAGCTACAACGCCCCTATGTGGTGGGAAAATCGGCTCATACGGTAGACGGTTTTATTGCGGCAGTTGACGGCACCTCTCAATGGATTACGAGTGAAGTCGCGCGTAGTTATGCGATTAGTCAGAGGAAGCTTTTTGACGCAATCGTCGTAGGGACCGGGACTGCTTTGGCCGATAATCCGAGACTTACCGCGAGAGGCCCCAAGGGGGAAGAAACTCCATGGCAACCCCTTCGTGTTGTTATCGGTTCCCGCGCATTGCCAGAGAATGCGCACCTCAGTGATCCAACTGTTGTAAAGTTCTTAGACCTGGTTGTAGCGCTGCGTTATCTCTGGGATAAAGGCTGCAGATATGTGCTTTTAGAGGGAGGCGCGGGTCTTATTACTTCAGCGTTTGAGAGAGACATTATCGATGAATTTCATGATTATTCGGCGCCTCTATTCTTAGGATCAGGAAAGAACGCTCTCGATCACAGCATCTCTTCAACTTTGAGTACTGCCGTACATATGCATACTCAACGGGTGGAATTACTGGGAGAAGACGTCCTGCGGATCTTAGTCAGAGATCAGTAG
- the rpe gene encoding ribulose-phosphate 3-epimerase, translated as MTTEARQPIIAPSILSADFSKLGEEIAEVSHADWIHVDIMDGHFVPNLSFGADITKAAHASTEQPLDVHLMIEEPEKWVDHYIDAGASCVIFHVEATSDPSALAHHIRSRGVRAGFSLRPGTTIEPYLPQLSDFDQVLVMSVEPGFGGQKFMPDQLEKVRKLRQEIDSRNLDVIIEIDGGISADTIAQAAEAGCDAFVAGSAVYKHKDRNAAIDELRELAQRAR; from the coding sequence ATGACAACAGAAGCGCGCCAACCCATTATCGCTCCGTCGATTCTTTCCGCTGATTTTTCCAAATTAGGGGAAGAAATAGCAGAAGTGTCGCACGCCGACTGGATCCATGTGGACATTATGGACGGCCATTTTGTTCCTAATCTCTCTTTTGGCGCTGACATCACAAAAGCCGCACATGCATCGACGGAACAACCCCTTGACGTTCACCTCATGATTGAGGAACCTGAAAAATGGGTAGACCACTACATCGATGCTGGTGCTAGCTGCGTGATCTTCCACGTAGAAGCCACGTCCGACCCCAGTGCGCTGGCACACCATATTAGATCCCGAGGCGTCCGCGCAGGGTTTTCTTTGCGTCCTGGCACCACTATTGAGCCGTATCTACCCCAACTGTCGGACTTTGATCAGGTTTTGGTGATGAGCGTAGAGCCTGGGTTCGGGGGCCAAAAATTTATGCCTGATCAGCTTGAAAAAGTTAGGAAGTTGCGTCAAGAGATTGATAGCCGAAATCTAGACGTTATCATCGAAATCGATGGAGGAATTTCTGCAGACACCATAGCGCAGGCCGCAGAAGCAGGTTGTGATGCATTTGTAGCTGGTTCCGCAGTATATAAACACAAGGATCGCAATGCGGCGATCGATGAGCTCCGTGAATTGGCACAGCGTGCGCGGTGA
- a CDS encoding riboflavin synthase: MFSGIVEEVGTVVSLEPLTDSIVLSIAAHKVLEGTSLGDSIAVNGVCLTVTDIQEGFFSADVMQESLVRSSLGGLTAGTPVNLERALRADGRLDGHIVQGHVDGTAELISKDPSEHWTVLRFTLPKELSRYVVEKGSISVDGTSLTVSGLGESEGNHWFEVSLIPTTLQSTTHGQCQLGDRVNLEVDVLAKYVERMLTSKVVPPTDILNLDAR, translated from the coding sequence ATGTTTAGCGGAATAGTGGAAGAAGTCGGCACTGTGGTGTCCCTGGAACCACTAACAGATTCCATAGTTCTCTCTATCGCGGCACATAAGGTGCTTGAAGGGACATCACTTGGAGATTCCATAGCTGTTAACGGTGTGTGCTTAACCGTTACTGATATCCAAGAAGGATTTTTTAGTGCGGATGTTATGCAAGAATCACTTGTACGCTCTTCTTTAGGGGGGCTTACCGCAGGAACACCAGTGAATTTGGAACGCGCTTTGCGCGCCGATGGTCGCCTTGACGGGCATATTGTCCAGGGGCATGTGGACGGCACTGCGGAGCTGATATCAAAAGACCCCTCAGAGCACTGGACTGTTCTACGGTTCACACTGCCTAAAGAGCTGTCTCGCTATGTTGTAGAAAAAGGTTCGATTTCTGTGGATGGTACTTCCCTTACCGTTTCTGGTTTGGGGGAGAGCGAGGGGAATCATTGGTTTGAGGTATCCCTCATACCCACTACTTTGCAGTCGACAACCCACGGGCAATGTCAGCTGGGGGACCGCGTCAACCTCGAAGTAGACGTGTTGGCCAAATATGTGGAGCGGATGCTGACATCAAAAGTGGTTCCCCCGACGGACATCCTGAATCTGGACGCGCGCTAG
- the ribH gene encoding 6,7-dimethyl-8-ribityllumazine synthase — protein sequence MSKEGLPDIDHIDATGLTIGIVTSTWNAEICQRLHSEAVAVAQRCHAQVIERRVVGALELPVVAQRLAKLCEAVVASGCVIRGGTPHFDYVCDSVTQGLTRIALDEQTPIGNGVLTTDTEAQARDRAGFEESVENKGAEATVAALHTAVVLRSLNDV from the coding sequence ATGAGCAAAGAGGGACTACCAGATATTGATCATATCGATGCTACAGGCTTGACTATCGGCATCGTTACCTCGACGTGGAATGCGGAAATTTGCCAGAGGTTGCATTCAGAAGCAGTAGCAGTAGCACAGCGATGCCATGCCCAGGTGATTGAGCGTCGGGTGGTAGGGGCGCTAGAACTTCCGGTAGTGGCACAGCGTTTGGCTAAGCTTTGCGAAGCGGTCGTAGCTTCAGGGTGCGTAATCCGTGGTGGAACGCCCCATTTTGACTATGTCTGCGATTCCGTCACCCAGGGGCTTACTCGGATAGCTCTTGATGAGCAGACTCCTATTGGTAATGGAGTGTTGACTACGGATACAGAAGCTCAAGCTAGAGACAGGGCCGGATTTGAAGAGTCTGTGGAAAACAAGGGAGCAGAGGCTACCGTGGCTGCGCTTCACACTGCAGTGGTGCTCCGCTCTTTAAACGATGTTTAG
- the uvrC gene encoding excinuclease ABC subunit UvrC, translated as MADPSTYRPTPGSIPTDPGVYKFRDSHGRVVYVGKAKNLRSRLSNYFQDLSVLHPRTRQMVTTASSVEWTVVSSEVEALQLEYTWIKKFDPRFNVKYRDDKTYPMLAVSVGERFPRAFFYRGPQRKGVRYFGPYSHAWAVRETLDLLTRVFPVRTCSKGVFNRHESLGRPCLLGYIDKCSAPCIGRVTEQEHRDIVNGFCSFMAGKTDAVVASLNSQMLTAAEELDFERAARLRDDIHAVQKITEQQAVVLGDGTDADVIAISADDLEASIQLFHVRAGRVKGQRGWIVERTGDSEEELQELLQAFLIRFYTDAVELEEETNKEEENVIRRGVDQFSYVDEHLSSHQLRGSMIPKEVLVEIAPLDLEHTKVALSELRGSLVDLRVPARGDKRALMETVHANAVETLRQHKLKRVGDLTARSAALQELQEALFLEEAPLRIECIDISHIQGTDVVASLVVFEDGLPKKSDYRRYKIKDAAGDGHSNDVASIAEVVRRRFIRHHKDRLTVPEAEEFDGSTFTDETVEHSKRFAYPPQLFIVDGGSPQVAAADAIFEELGVNDVALVGIAKRLEELWIPQDDEPVILPRNSQAMYLVQQIRDEAHRFAIAFHRQQRSKRMRTSALDNIKGLGQTRRTELVKHFGSVKKLKAASVEEITAVKGFGPQLAQNVFDALRAE; from the coding sequence GTGGCTGATCCTTCAACGTATCGTCCCACCCCTGGATCCATTCCTACGGACCCAGGGGTGTACAAATTTCGAGATTCGCATGGCCGGGTAGTGTACGTGGGGAAAGCGAAGAACCTTCGCTCCCGACTGTCCAATTATTTTCAGGATTTATCTGTACTGCATCCCCGTACACGCCAGATGGTAACCACAGCATCTTCTGTGGAATGGACCGTAGTGAGCAGTGAGGTTGAAGCACTCCAATTGGAGTACACATGGATCAAGAAATTTGATCCTCGCTTCAACGTGAAATATCGCGATGATAAGACCTACCCGATGCTTGCTGTATCCGTCGGAGAAAGATTTCCTCGGGCGTTCTTCTATCGTGGTCCTCAACGTAAAGGTGTCCGCTATTTTGGTCCCTATTCTCATGCATGGGCTGTACGCGAAACCCTAGATCTATTAACGCGGGTTTTTCCCGTTCGGACGTGCTCGAAAGGTGTGTTTAATCGTCACGAGTCGCTGGGGCGCCCCTGCTTACTTGGCTATATAGATAAATGCTCTGCTCCTTGTATAGGCAGAGTGACAGAACAAGAACATCGCGATATTGTCAACGGATTTTGTTCATTTATGGCAGGAAAAACAGATGCAGTGGTGGCATCTCTGAACTCGCAGATGCTTACAGCTGCTGAGGAACTGGATTTTGAGCGTGCGGCACGGCTGAGGGATGACATTCACGCTGTGCAAAAGATTACGGAACAACAAGCCGTGGTGTTGGGGGACGGCACAGACGCTGATGTTATAGCGATTAGTGCGGATGATTTAGAAGCTTCCATTCAGCTTTTCCATGTTCGTGCAGGACGAGTCAAAGGACAGCGTGGATGGATCGTAGAACGTACAGGTGACTCAGAAGAAGAACTGCAGGAGCTTTTGCAGGCTTTTCTTATTCGCTTTTATACGGACGCAGTGGAGCTGGAGGAAGAAACGAATAAAGAAGAGGAGAACGTTATACGACGTGGGGTGGATCAGTTCTCATATGTAGATGAACATTTAAGTTCGCATCAGCTACGGGGAAGCATGATTCCTAAAGAGGTGCTTGTGGAAATCGCGCCTCTGGACTTGGAACACACTAAAGTAGCTCTTTCAGAATTACGTGGAAGCTTAGTCGATCTGCGAGTGCCGGCTCGCGGTGACAAAAGGGCGCTCATGGAGACCGTACATGCGAATGCGGTAGAAACATTACGCCAGCATAAGCTGAAACGGGTCGGTGATCTTACTGCTCGTTCGGCAGCATTGCAGGAATTGCAAGAAGCATTATTTTTGGAGGAAGCACCGCTACGGATTGAATGCATCGATATTTCTCATATCCAAGGAACGGACGTTGTTGCGTCTCTCGTCGTTTTTGAAGATGGTTTGCCCAAGAAATCAGATTATCGTAGGTACAAAATCAAAGACGCTGCGGGCGATGGGCATTCTAATGACGTGGCTTCTATCGCAGAGGTCGTGCGTCGACGGTTTATCCGGCATCACAAGGACAGACTCACTGTGCCAGAGGCCGAAGAATTTGATGGTTCTACATTTACAGATGAAACGGTAGAGCATAGTAAAAGGTTTGCGTATCCGCCGCAGTTATTCATTGTGGACGGCGGCTCGCCACAAGTGGCGGCCGCTGACGCAATCTTTGAAGAGCTCGGAGTGAACGACGTCGCGTTGGTAGGCATAGCTAAACGCTTGGAAGAGCTATGGATACCTCAGGACGATGAGCCAGTCATTCTTCCTCGTAACTCGCAAGCGATGTATTTAGTCCAACAAATACGAGATGAGGCACACCGGTTTGCTATTGCGTTTCACCGGCAGCAACGCTCCAAGAGAATGCGAACTTCTGCATTGGACAATATCAAAGGGCTCGGTCAAACACGCCGAACTGAACTGGTCAAACATTTTGGGTCGGTAAAAAAACTGAAGGCCGCGTCAGTAGAAGAGATAACCGCTGTCAAAGGGTTTGGCCCACAGCTAGCGCAGAACGTATTTGATGCTCTGCGTGCTGAATGA
- a CDS encoding PH domain-containing protein, with protein MDAQSEENVKLGSLDSETRSGRLTEAEIHQYVAQDAPLTTTNPWELVVTSRKLKIWAWVSAAIVLGLHIFLAIVVAIGDTGTTVTLIDQWGYLLVGVVFAGLFFLALSRPRVRVNKDGVDVRNFVGSRFYPWVLIYGLNFPEGSRMARLELPDFEYVPLWAFQSADGLAGLRAVERFRALEANYMPED; from the coding sequence GTGGACGCACAGTCGGAAGAAAATGTGAAACTGGGTAGCCTGGACTCCGAGACACGGTCTGGGCGTCTTACTGAGGCGGAGATTCACCAGTATGTAGCGCAAGACGCACCGCTAACCACGACTAATCCCTGGGAATTGGTGGTTACCTCCCGGAAGTTAAAAATATGGGCATGGGTAAGTGCCGCTATTGTTCTTGGGCTTCATATTTTTTTGGCGATTGTGGTTGCAATTGGGGATACCGGCACCACTGTCACATTGATTGACCAGTGGGGTTATCTCCTTGTCGGAGTTGTTTTTGCTGGGCTTTTTTTCCTCGCTTTATCTCGCCCACGGGTCCGGGTTAATAAAGATGGCGTAGATGTACGTAATTTTGTGGGATCCCGATTCTATCCCTGGGTTTTGATATACGGTTTGAATTTTCCGGAAGGAAGTCGCATGGCGCGTCTTGAACTTCCTGATTTTGAGTACGTCCCATTGTGGGCTTTCCAATCCGCAGATGGTCTTGCTGGACTACGTGCGGTAGAACGTTTCCGGGCACTTGAAGCAAACTATATGCCAGAAGATTAA
- a CDS encoding bifunctional 3,4-dihydroxy-2-butanone-4-phosphate synthase/GTP cyclohydrolase II, which translates to MTIHIDTPGQTAHDDTGRTDRVILDSVETAIANIAAGKAVIVVDNEDRENEGDIIFAAEKATPELVAFMVRYSSGYICAPLTGEDCDRLGLSPMVTHNQDIRGTAYTVTVDANTGSTGISATSRAYTIQKLSDIASTPDDFTRPGHVVPLRAVPGGVLERPGHTEAAIDLARLAGLRPAGVLCEVVSEDNPTEMARGPELRRFADKHGLALISIDQMIEWRTKHDPATTSADPLHSRERVASAAIAERVTSTRLPTDFGFFTAVGYRALSDGIEHVALVVGDITDNDGTDVLVRVHSECLTGDVFGSRRCDCGQQLQASMKLVQEKGRGVILYLRGQEGRGIGLAEKLRAYHLQDGGIDTVDANLALGLPADARDYGIAAFILHDLGVRSANLLSNNPSKHEGLTGYGLEVSGRTPVEVAVNEDNLRYLITKRDRMRHDLPWIETYVSSHH; encoded by the coding sequence GTGACTATCCATATTGACACCCCCGGTCAGACAGCTCACGATGATACTGGGCGCACTGATCGCGTCATCCTCGACTCCGTGGAAACTGCAATCGCGAATATTGCTGCGGGGAAAGCCGTTATCGTGGTTGATAACGAGGATCGTGAAAATGAAGGCGATATTATCTTTGCTGCAGAAAAAGCAACGCCTGAGCTCGTGGCATTCATGGTCCGATATTCCTCGGGATACATTTGCGCACCTTTGACAGGCGAAGATTGTGATAGGTTGGGGCTTTCCCCCATGGTCACCCATAACCAGGATATCCGAGGAACTGCGTATACGGTGACAGTAGATGCCAACACAGGCTCTACCGGTATTTCTGCTACTAGCAGGGCATATACTATTCAAAAACTATCGGATATTGCTTCAACCCCGGACGATTTTACTCGACCAGGGCACGTAGTGCCGTTGCGTGCGGTGCCTGGTGGTGTTCTTGAAAGGCCTGGTCATACAGAAGCAGCTATCGATTTGGCCAGGCTGGCAGGTTTGCGGCCTGCGGGCGTGTTGTGTGAGGTGGTGAGTGAGGACAACCCCACCGAGATGGCTAGAGGTCCAGAGCTGCGTCGATTTGCAGATAAACATGGTTTAGCTCTGATCTCTATTGATCAAATGATTGAATGGCGCACAAAGCATGATCCTGCAACAACTTCTGCGGATCCACTACATTCACGTGAGCGGGTTGCCTCCGCAGCTATAGCTGAACGAGTGACGTCCACTCGGTTGCCTACAGATTTCGGCTTTTTCACGGCCGTGGGATACCGGGCTCTTTCTGATGGAATAGAGCATGTGGCACTCGTGGTTGGGGATATTACTGACAATGACGGCACAGATGTTCTTGTTCGTGTCCATTCCGAATGCTTGACTGGTGATGTCTTTGGATCAAGACGTTGTGATTGCGGACAACAGCTCCAAGCGTCGATGAAACTGGTTCAAGAAAAAGGCCGTGGCGTGATCCTGTATTTGCGAGGTCAAGAAGGGCGTGGGATAGGCCTGGCCGAGAAACTACGGGCATATCATCTCCAGGATGGCGGAATAGACACGGTAGATGCCAACCTTGCTTTGGGGTTGCCCGCGGACGCGCGTGATTATGGCATAGCTGCTTTTATTTTGCATGACTTGGGTGTGCGGTCGGCTAACCTATTGAGCAATAACCCCAGCAAACATGAAGGCTTGACTGGTTATGGCTTGGAAGTATCTGGTCGGACACCAGTGGAAGTTGCCGTGAATGAGGATAACCTTCGCTATTTGATCACAAAGCGGGATCGGATGCGTCATGATCTGCCGTGGATCGAAACTTATGTGAGCAGTCACCACTAG